In the genome of Ctenopharyngodon idella isolate HZGC_01 chromosome 16, HZGC01, whole genome shotgun sequence, the window TGTATTGAAGCAGGTTGAAGCTTAACTCTGCAGTACATCTGCCTTTCAGGAGCAGAACTGGACACCCCTGGATTAAGTTAATGTTTGGATTGTTTGGTTTGGATTACTGGTAGGGCTTAATGGAGTTATAATTTAGGGagctgtaatttattttttgacaggaTTGTTATTCCAGGACCAACAAAACATCATTGTTTCTAGAACAACATTCCAGACAACCAATTAGATtttatggttaggtttagggctAATGTTAGAGTTAATGTCACCATTCTTATCCTATCTTCTACCTCTAGTTTAAGGGTTGGATTATGGATAGGTTTGAATTAGAATTTATCTTTTTGACAGGATTTTTGTTCCAGGACCAAAAAAACATGTTGACCCCGGAACTCAGTGTAACCAGCAATGGATCAGTGAGATTTAAATGGAAATCTATTTTTGTCACATGACAATATCAAACATTTCAAAGTTGACTTACTGTGTGTCATCAGTCAGTAATTTAGGAACCCGAAGTTCCTTTGTAATCGCCACCAGGAACTGACTAAAAGCTTTCTTCTGAAGCTCAGGCAGGGCTTCAGCAAACACCTTGGCAATATCCTTCATCTTCACTAACTCTGGATCTTGGGAGGTGTCAGAAGGACTATCTGTTGAATCAGCCATCTCTCCAAATGCTTCTTTACTTCTCTTCTGCAACTCCAGTTTGCGAGCTCTCATTCGTTCCCAGGCACAGGTCATGCATGGCCCTGTAGGCTTCTCCTCTACCACATCCCAGTCCCGCTCAGCTTGAACCAGAAAAAAAGACTGATCTCTGTCATGCAGTTCCATTTTGAGCCACATGTGGTCCTCCTTGTGCTGTTCTGTAGTGAGAACCACCAGAACATCGTAGCATGTGGAGTCATACTGCTGGTTGGTCTGCTTAATAATGGAATTTGAAGACGGGTGGCCCTGCACGATCCATACACGAACATTTGGGATTTGACGGTGTAAAATCACAGAGTCGAAATCAGGATTGCCACTCCCTATATATTCTGTATGATCCAATATCCGAACAGATTTCTTCCTGCTGCTCTGGTGATTAGTATTTAACTTAGACTTAATGCTATGCTCCTCATCTACACTTTCACCTTCTTCCCAGTCTTCTGCTTCTTCCTCATCTGTTTCTTCTtcctcatcatcttcatcatcagtTTCCCATTCCTCCTCTTCAATTTCCTTATCCGGCCCACAGATTGCAGAAGCCAAATGAGCGTTAGCCTCCTGGGTTCCTCCGGTCACAGCTATATCTAAAGGGAAACGCTCAAACAGTTGTAGAGCTGCCACCAGTCTATTTTCAAATCCAGGTGCCCTGAAGGAAAACCTCCATGGGGCAAgcaaatatttaactttttcaTTTGGAAGTTTTTCTTCCATCTTCAATTTTACCctgaaacaaaccaaaaaaaaacacatttgatgATATAGCTTACATTAGCTACACTTTGTACCTACTGCTACTGCTAATGAATGCAGGCCTAATGAATGAATT includes:
- the zmp:0000000951 gene encoding uncharacterized protein zmp:0000000951 isoform X1 translates to MCFFLVCFRVKLKMEEKLPNEKVKYLLAPWRFSFRAPGFENRLVAALQLFERFPLDIAVTGGTQEANAHLASAICGPDKEIEEEEWETDDEDDEEEETDEEEAEDWEEGESVDEEHSIKSKLNTNHQSSRKKSVRILDHTEYIGSGNPDFDSVILHRQIPNVRVWIVQGHPSSNSIIKQTNQQYDSTCYDVLVVLTTEQHKEDHMWLKMELHDRDQSFFLVQAERDWDVVEEKPTGPCMTCAWERMRARKLELQKRSKEAFGEMADSTDSPSDTSQDPELVKMKDIAKVFAEALPELQKKAFSQFLVAITKELRVPKLLTDDTHFVVSTALKSRKINQDDLDQISKLSQPRDVTDNPSKLQAILTALDHFRLDIGVLGETGCGSSSLVNALLGLENDDERAASTGVIEITKEAMKYPYPEFPNVRLWDLPGLGKISDLNSLSSASSSSEAQRVASVLALCDVYILVSPLRLRLGAIQLLQQASSLGKECYLVVSMADLIDEKSVAEVRQWAEGVLGKLGLQKSLFLVSAHHPETLDLPKLKETLNLAFPSHKKVALARYVSKQLDGDVFWKRSDSCKFM
- the zmp:0000000951 gene encoding uncharacterized protein zmp:0000000951 isoform X2; its protein translation is MEEKLPNEKVKYLLAPWRFSFRAPGFENRLVAALQLFERFPLDIAVTGGTQEANAHLASAICGPDKEIEEEEWETDDEDDEEEETDEEEAEDWEEGESVDEEHSIKSKLNTNHQSSRKKSVRILDHTEYIGSGNPDFDSVILHRQIPNVRVWIVQGHPSSNSIIKQTNQQYDSTCYDVLVVLTTEQHKEDHMWLKMELHDRDQSFFLVQAERDWDVVEEKPTGPCMTCAWERMRARKLELQKRSKEAFGEMADSTDSPSDTSQDPELVKMKDIAKVFAEALPELQKKAFSQFLVAITKELRVPKLLTDDTHFVVSTALKSRKINQDDLDQISKLSQPRDVTDNPSKLQAILTALDHFRLDIGVLGETGCGSSSLVNALLGLENDDERAASTGVIEITKEAMKYPYPEFPNVRLWDLPGLGKISDLNSLSSASSSSEAQRVASVLALCDVYILVSPLRLRLGAIQLLQQASSLGKECYLVVSMADLIDEKSVAEVRQWAEGVLGKLGLQKSLFLVSAHHPETLDLPKLKETLNLAFPSHKKVALARYVSKQLDGDVFWKRSDSCKFM